The proteins below are encoded in one region of Flavobacterium nackdongense:
- a CDS encoding class I SAM-dependent methyltransferase, which translates to MDISNKKHFLTVKDYSVSQETFDLYYDETLDMLITHPQPSLENLGKYYESEDYISHTDNKRSLFEKLYHFIKSIALKNKLNLINSLQPQKGMILDIGAGTGDFLSVAKNDGWQTVGVEPSERAKSIAINKGVSFVEETSELENHSFDVISMWHVLEHVPDLDKQIKELKRLLKPTGSLIIAVPNFKSFDAKHYGKFWAAFDVPIHFWHFSKTAIQLLFKKEEMKLEKVLPMKFDSFYVSLLSEKYKSGKMNFIKAFFIGLQSNLKAKKDFEYSSHIYILKNN; encoded by the coding sequence ATGGACATTTCAAACAAAAAACATTTCCTTACTGTAAAAGATTATTCCGTTTCGCAAGAAACGTTCGATTTGTATTATGACGAAACTTTGGATATGCTAATTACGCATCCGCAACCGAGTTTGGAAAATTTGGGTAAATATTACGAAAGTGAAGATTATATTTCCCATACCGACAACAAGCGTTCTTTGTTTGAAAAATTATACCATTTTATAAAAAGTATTGCTTTAAAAAACAAACTCAATTTAATCAATTCACTTCAGCCACAAAAAGGAATGATTTTAGACATTGGAGCTGGAACAGGAGATTTTTTATCAGTAGCCAAAAATGATGGTTGGCAAACTGTAGGTGTGGAGCCAAGTGAAAGAGCAAAATCTATTGCGATAAACAAAGGAGTGTCCTTCGTTGAAGAAACTAGCGAATTAGAAAATCATTCTTTTGACGTGATTTCGATGTGGCACGTTTTAGAACACGTTCCAGATTTAGATAAACAAATCAAAGAATTGAAACGATTGTTGAAACCCACAGGAAGCTTAATTATTGCCGTCCCTAATTTCAAATCTTTCGACGCGAAACATTACGGAAAATTTTGGGCAGCTTTTGACGTGCCGATTCATTTTTGGCATTTTTCTAAAACAGCAATACAATTACTTTTCAAAAAAGAAGAAATGAAACTGGAAAAAGTCTTGCCAATGAAATTTGATTCTTTTTATGTGAGCTTACTTTCCGAAAAGTACAAATCTGGAAAAATGAATTTTATTAAAGCTTTTTTCATTGGATTACAGTCGAATTTAAAAGCAAAGAAGGATTTCGAGTATTCTTCACACATTTACATCCTAAAAAACAACTAA
- a CDS encoding DUF4175 family protein gives MVTFSGYKKTSSILEQSKLIYQKLELFIRKFYTNELIRGIIFFISLGLLYFLFTLVVEYFLWLKPMGRTFLFWTFIGVEIFLLFRFILFPIFKLFKLQKGIDYKQASAIIGNHFTEVNDKLTNFLQLSDADLHQNKSELLLASIEQKANSLQPIPFGNAINFNSNRKYLPLAILPILFFAFFYVSGNSKILSQSLDRVVHFKEQFIPPAPFEFLVLNPILQTEQNKDFIIRIQTLGKIVPENAMIFIGDESYFMESTKAGEFQYRIEKPIANVLFHVEANEVSSSDYELNVVTVPSIANFEMILNFPSYLKKKQEIIKGNGNAIVPEGTRVTWQINTLATQNVVWKNLTTSFSFSKSDNDFTLSKQMAQNTEYQILTSNEIVKDYERLNYQISVIKDQFPTINVNNAPDSLKIDKNYVLGQISDDYGLSKLQVVYYPKNRPELVKRGTIAVKSNLYDQFIFSFPSSLPVEQGVSYEYYFEVFDNDAIHNFKSTKSSVFSNRIATDEEKDDLQFQQQNESINGLEKSLKNQDKQISEIDKLQKSGKEKENFEFKDQQKINDFIKRQNQQDKMMKEFAEKMKDNLDKSKTDKKDEFKEELQKRLDNVDKDLEKNKKLLDELKELNDKIQQEDLMEKMDKFKQTAKNQSKSLEQLVELTKKYYVQKKAEQLKDKLDKLSEKQEDLSNKDKENTKENQDEINKEFDKIQEDLQELDKENKELKKPLDIPNDKEQEKSIDEDLKIASDELQKDKKASAKPKQKSAAKKMKQMSEKMEQSMESGEMEQMEEDVAMLRQILDNLLAFSFSQEDLMTKFKSAKVGSPAFNKNLKIQQDLKLQFKHIDDSLFAMSLRNPKFGENITKEIGNAQYNLDKSLETFADAQIPKGVSHQQYTVSSANKLADFLSDILNNMQMSMSGEGQGKPKPGQGEGMQLPDIIKKQEGLAEKMKDGMKKGRKPGEKPGEGKEGDKGKEGKKPGSEGENGEDGEGDAKAIMEIYKEQKQLRDALQKELSKQGFGGNGQNALDQMKEIEKQLLNKGFKNETLQRILNVKQELLKLDSAIQQQGQENKRQSETNKKEFSNQSKPLPPALLDYLNSVEILNRQSLPLRSNFNQKVQEYFDKK, from the coding sequence ATGGTTACTTTTAGCGGTTATAAAAAAACGTCATCAATTTTGGAACAATCGAAGCTTATATATCAAAAGCTAGAACTTTTTATTAGGAAGTTTTACACCAACGAACTGATTAGGGGAATTATTTTCTTTATCAGTTTGGGTTTGCTGTATTTTCTTTTTACGCTTGTGGTAGAATATTTTCTTTGGCTTAAGCCAATGGGAAGAACATTTTTGTTTTGGACTTTTATTGGCGTGGAAATTTTCCTCTTGTTCCGATTTATTTTATTTCCAATATTCAAACTATTCAAACTCCAAAAAGGGATTGATTATAAACAAGCATCTGCGATTATTGGAAATCATTTCACTGAAGTAAATGATAAACTGACGAATTTTCTTCAATTGTCGGATGCTGATTTGCATCAGAATAAATCGGAATTGTTATTGGCTTCGATAGAGCAAAAGGCAAATTCACTGCAGCCAATTCCTTTTGGAAATGCTATTAATTTTAATTCAAATAGAAAATATTTGCCTTTGGCAATCCTGCCAATTTTGTTTTTTGCATTTTTTTATGTTTCTGGAAATAGTAAAATACTTTCTCAAAGTTTGGATAGGGTAGTGCATTTCAAAGAGCAATTCATTCCTCCAGCTCCATTCGAATTTTTAGTTTTGAATCCAATTTTGCAAACCGAACAAAACAAAGATTTTATCATTCGAATACAAACTCTAGGAAAAATTGTTCCTGAAAATGCGATGATTTTTATTGGTGACGAAAGTTATTTTATGGAATCCACTAAAGCCGGAGAATTTCAATACCGAATTGAAAAACCAATAGCAAACGTTTTGTTCCACGTGGAGGCGAATGAGGTTTCTTCATCCGATTATGAGTTGAATGTGGTTACCGTTCCATCGATTGCCAATTTTGAAATGATTTTGAATTTTCCTTCTTATCTTAAAAAGAAACAGGAGATTATCAAAGGAAACGGAAACGCCATCGTTCCTGAAGGCACTCGTGTTACTTGGCAAATCAATACTTTGGCAACACAAAATGTAGTTTGGAAAAATTTGACTACCAGTTTTTCTTTTTCTAAATCGGATAACGATTTTACTTTATCGAAACAAATGGCTCAAAACACAGAATACCAAATTCTGACTTCTAATGAAATAGTAAAGGATTACGAGAGATTAAATTATCAGATTTCAGTAATCAAAGACCAGTTTCCAACTATCAATGTAAACAACGCTCCAGATAGTCTTAAAATCGACAAAAACTATGTTTTAGGACAAATTTCAGATGATTACGGCTTATCTAAACTTCAGGTGGTTTATTATCCTAAAAACAGGCCTGAATTGGTTAAACGTGGAACTATTGCAGTAAAATCTAATTTGTACGATCAGTTTATTTTTTCTTTTCCTAGTTCGCTTCCAGTAGAACAAGGAGTTTCTTATGAATATTATTTCGAAGTTTTTGACAACGATGCGATTCATAATTTCAAAAGCACGAAGTCATCTGTTTTCTCCAATCGTATTGCTACGGATGAAGAGAAGGATGATCTGCAATTCCAGCAGCAAAATGAGAGCATTAATGGTTTAGAAAAGTCATTGAAAAATCAGGACAAACAAATTTCCGAGATAGATAAATTGCAAAAATCCGGAAAGGAAAAAGAAAACTTTGAATTTAAAGACCAACAAAAAATAAATGATTTCATTAAGCGGCAAAATCAGCAAGATAAAATGATGAAGGAATTTGCTGAGAAAATGAAAGATAATCTTGACAAATCTAAAACGGACAAAAAAGACGAGTTCAAGGAAGAGCTACAAAAAAGATTAGATAATGTCGACAAAGATTTGGAGAAAAATAAAAAATTATTGGATGAACTGAAAGAGCTTAACGATAAAATCCAACAAGAGGATTTGATGGAGAAAATGGATAAGTTCAAACAAACTGCCAAAAATCAATCGAAAAGTTTGGAGCAATTGGTTGAATTAACCAAGAAATATTATGTTCAAAAAAAGGCAGAACAATTAAAAGATAAATTGGATAAGCTTTCGGAAAAACAAGAAGATTTGTCGAACAAAGACAAAGAAAACACTAAAGAAAATCAAGACGAAATCAATAAAGAGTTCGATAAAATTCAAGAAGATCTTCAAGAATTAGATAAAGAAAATAAGGAATTAAAAAAGCCTTTAGATATTCCCAATGACAAAGAACAAGAAAAAAGCATTGACGAAGATTTGAAAATTGCTTCAGATGAATTGCAAAAAGATAAGAAAGCATCGGCCAAACCGAAACAGAAAAGTGCTGCCAAGAAAATGAAGCAAATGTCCGAAAAAATGGAGCAAAGTATGGAAAGCGGTGAGATGGAACAAATGGAGGAGGACGTTGCGATGTTACGTCAAATTCTGGATAATCTTTTAGCTTTTTCTTTTTCCCAAGAAGACCTTATGACGAAATTCAAGAGTGCGAAAGTAGGTTCTCCAGCTTTCAATAAAAATCTTAAAATCCAACAAGATTTAAAATTGCAGTTCAAACATATTGACGACAGCTTGTTTGCAATGTCTTTGCGAAATCCAAAATTTGGTGAAAATATTACCAAAGAAATTGGCAATGCGCAATACAATTTAGATAAATCATTAGAGACTTTTGCAGATGCTCAAATTCCAAAAGGAGTTTCACATCAGCAATACACGGTATCTTCTGCTAATAAATTGGCTGATTTTTTATCTGACATTTTAAACAATATGCAAATGTCAATGTCTGGCGAAGGTCAGGGAAAACCCAAGCCCGGTCAAGGCGAAGGAATGCAATTGCCTGACATTATCAAAAAGCAAGAAGGTCTTGCCGAGAAGATGAAGGACGGAATGAAAAAAGGGCGGAAGCCCGGAGAAAAACCGGGCGAAGGCAAAGAAGGAGATAAAGGGAAAGAAGGCAAGAAACCAGGTTCTGAAGGTGAAAATGGTGAAGATGGTGAAGGCGATGCCAAAGCGATTATGGAAATTTACAAAGAACAAAAACAGCTTCGTGATGCTTTGCAAAAGGAATTGAGTAAACAAGGATTTGGCGGAAACGGACAGAATGCTTTAGACCAAATGAAGGAAATTGAAAAGCAATTATTAAACAAAGGATTTAAGAATGAAACGCTTCAAAGGATCTTAAATGTGAAGCAAGAATTATTAAAACTGGATAGCGCTATTCAACAACAAGGTCAAGAAAATAAACGACAATCTGAAACCAATAAAAAAGAGTTTTCTAATCAATCGAAACCCTTGCCGCCGGCATTATTGGATTATTTAAATAGCGTAGAAATATTAAATAGACAATCCTTACCTTTGCGCTCGAATTTTAACCAAAAAGTTCAAGAATATTTCGATAAAAAATGA
- a CDS encoding fasciclin domain-containing protein codes for MKSIKVLGVVFFTTLSAITAIAQNSKTVVENAIASKDHTTLVAAVKAAGLVETLSGKGPFTVFAPTNAAFAKLPKGTVESLLKPENKAKLQAILTYHVVAGNLDSKAVVAAIKAGKGSATLTTVQGGKLVGSIDGKNVILTDEKGNKSTITAVDIVSSNGVIHVIDSVVLPK; via the coding sequence ATGAAATCTATTAAAGTATTAGGTGTTGTATTTTTTACAACTTTAAGCGCAATTACCGCAATTGCTCAAAATTCCAAAACAGTAGTTGAAAACGCAATTGCATCTAAGGATCATACCACATTGGTAGCAGCCGTAAAAGCGGCAGGATTAGTAGAAACTCTTTCTGGTAAAGGTCCATTTACAGTTTTTGCGCCAACAAACGCAGCTTTTGCAAAACTTCCTAAGGGAACTGTCGAATCCTTGTTAAAGCCTGAAAACAAAGCAAAATTACAAGCTATTTTGACTTACCACGTAGTTGCAGGTAATTTAGACAGCAAAGCTGTTGTAGCAGCTATCAAAGCTGGAAAAGGTTCTGCAACTTTAACCACAGTTCAAGGAGGGAAACTGGTTGGATCAATTGATGGCAAGAACGTTATTCTAACTGATGAAAAAGGGAACAAATCGACAATTACAGCGGTAGACATTGTATCGTCAAATGGAGTAATTCACGTTATTGATTCTGTTGTATTGCCAAAGTAG
- a CDS encoding Fic family protein, translating into MEKLIELLKKYKSLNVIPSLEEEQAQLFEYVYTTNRLEGNQLSLLQTTELFKSDTISGNNIRNSDILEQKGMYRALKRMLLAVKNKEELSTKLILELNWLSIGSLWNEDYYRNAKEKGQLQNQFKASQNVISIKQNGVEKEKIIPLSSPKDVQKNMENLIENVNKSESSVLDKVVFLAQEIWIHQPFVDGNKRTGRLLINFLLMKEGFPLFSYDTENLNYNSLLVEQYYDSKPHLVKNYIIETLSKKMNDDIEAFSKIKKDFKGFRLML; encoded by the coding sequence ATGGAAAAACTAATCGAATTATTAAAAAAGTATAAATCATTAAATGTGATTCCTTCTCTCGAAGAAGAGCAAGCACAATTGTTTGAATATGTTTATACCACAAACCGATTAGAAGGCAATCAATTATCACTTTTGCAAACTACCGAATTATTCAAAAGCGACACCATTTCTGGAAATAACATCAGAAATTCGGATATTTTAGAACAAAAAGGAATGTACAGAGCATTGAAAAGAATGCTTTTGGCGGTAAAAAACAAAGAAGAATTATCCACAAAATTGATTTTAGAATTGAATTGGTTGAGTATTGGAAGTCTTTGGAATGAGGATTATTATAGGAACGCCAAAGAAAAAGGACAACTACAAAATCAATTTAAGGCTAGTCAAAACGTGATTTCTATAAAACAAAATGGCGTTGAAAAAGAAAAGATAATACCTTTAAGTTCTCCTAAAGATGTTCAGAAAAATATGGAAAACTTGATTGAAAATGTTAATAAAAGTGAATCTTCGGTTTTGGATAAAGTGGTTTTCTTGGCACAAGAAATTTGGATTCATCAACCTTTTGTTGACGGAAATAAAAGAACTGGACGACTTTTAATCAACTTTTTATTGATGAAAGAAGGTTTTCCCCTGTTTTCTTATGACACCGAAAATCTAAATTACAATAGTTTACTCGTGGAACAATATTACGATTCCAAACCCCATTTGGTGAAAAATTACATTATTGAAACGCTGTCCAAAAAAATGAATGATGATATCGAAGCGTTTTCAAAAATTAAAAAAGATTTTAAAGGATTTCGATTGATGCTATAA
- the ybeY gene encoding rRNA maturation RNase YbeY yields MIEFNYETEFALDNEAAISNWISDVIVSEDKKLGEINYIFCDDEYLLQINKEHLQHDYYTDIISFDYTIGNEISGDMFISIERVKDNAVDFNVSFEDELRRVMVHGVLHYCGYKDKSESDVVLMRSKEDEKLAMFHVEQ; encoded by the coding sequence ATGATAGAGTTTAATTACGAAACCGAATTTGCGCTAGACAATGAAGCGGCAATAAGCAACTGGATTTCTGACGTAATAGTATCTGAAGATAAAAAATTAGGAGAAATTAATTATATCTTTTGTGATGACGAGTATCTGCTACAGATAAATAAAGAGCACTTACAACACGATTATTATACTGATATTATTAGTTTTGATTACACTATTGGCAATGAAATCAGTGGCGATATGTTTATTTCCATTGAGAGAGTAAAAGATAATGCGGTTGATTTTAATGTTTCTTTTGAGGATGAATTAAGGAGGGTGATGGTTCACGGCGTGTTGCATTACTGTGGTTATAAAGACAAATCAGAAAGTGATGTGGTTTTAATGAGAAGTAAAGAGGATGAAAAATTAGCAATGTTTCACGTGGAACAATAA
- a CDS encoding OmpH family outer membrane protein yields the protein MKKSVLIIALAISIVSCNNKPAAEVKEVKTAYVDTSVLMKEYTATKDLDAKYKAKGEEKGRQLQAEINRFKQEAQNFQAQAQANGQEWAQKKGAELQRREQQLAQAQQALAQQLQQEGGTEMDSLVSNVKKAIKAYGKEKGYTYIYGTGDSNASILYAEDKLDITKDIIKLLNDKYNSSNKKEEVKK from the coding sequence ATGAAAAAATCAGTATTAATTATTGCCCTTGCTATTTCGATAGTTTCTTGCAATAATAAACCAGCGGCAGAAGTTAAAGAAGTAAAAACAGCTTATGTAGACACTTCGGTTTTAATGAAGGAATACACAGCAACAAAAGACCTTGACGCGAAATACAAAGCCAAAGGAGAGGAAAAAGGAAGACAACTTCAAGCAGAAATCAACAGATTCAAACAAGAAGCTCAAAATTTTCAAGCACAAGCCCAAGCCAACGGTCAAGAATGGGCTCAGAAAAAAGGAGCAGAATTACAAAGAAGAGAACAACAACTAGCCCAAGCCCAACAAGCTTTAGCACAACAATTGCAACAAGAAGGTGGGACAGAAATGGACAGTTTAGTTTCGAATGTGAAAAAAGCCATCAAAGCTTACGGTAAAGAAAAAGGCTATACTTACATATATGGAACAGGAGATTCTAACGCTAGTATTTTGTATGCGGAAGACAAATTAGATATCACAAAAGATATTATCAAATTGTTGAATGATAAATACAATTCTTCCAACAAAAAAGAGGAAGTTAAAAAGTAA
- the mnmG gene encoding tRNA uridine-5-carboxymethylaminomethyl(34) synthesis enzyme MnmG: protein MFLEEYDVIVVGAGHAGCEAAAAAANLGSKTLLVTMSLQNIAQMSCNPAMGGIAKGQIVREIDALGGYSGIVSDKTAIQFKMLNKSKGPAMWSPRVQSDRMRFSEEWRLMLEGTPSLDFYQEMVSGLIIENGKVNGIRTSLGIEIKSKSVVLTNGTFLNGLIHIGEKQFGGGRAGESAAYGITEDLVKAGFQSGRMKTGTPPRVDGRSLDYSKMNEEKGDAKPDKFSYSDSTSPLVHQKSCHMTYTSLEVHNILREGFDRSPMFNGRIQSLGPRYCPSIEDKINRFADKERHQLFVEPEGWNTCEVYVNGFSTSLPEDIQFKALSSVVGFEKVKFFRPGYAIEYDYFPPTQLKHTLETKLVDGLYFAGQINGTTGYEEAASQGLMAGINAALKVQEREPFTLKRDEAYIGVLIDDLITKGTEEPYRMFTSRAEFRTLLRQDNADFRLTPMSYEIGLASEKRLRRMEHKLNESEKMVAFFKETSVTVAEANPILESKDTALITQGDKMFKVFSRPQIDLEDIMKFEKVANYVTENNLDQEILEQAEIQVKYSGYIEKERNNANKLTRLEDVKIPENFDYNKIKSMSIEAKQKLSKIRPVTISQASRISGVSPSDVSVLLIYMGR, encoded by the coding sequence ATGTTTCTAGAAGAATATGATGTAATTGTGGTTGGTGCAGGTCACGCAGGTTGTGAAGCTGCAGCTGCAGCGGCTAATTTGGGTTCGAAAACTTTGCTGGTGACGATGAGTTTGCAAAACATTGCACAAATGTCCTGCAATCCTGCAATGGGGGGAATTGCCAAAGGACAAATTGTTCGGGAGATCGATGCGCTTGGGGGGTATTCAGGAATTGTTTCGGATAAGACTGCGATTCAATTCAAGATGTTGAACAAATCCAAAGGACCTGCAATGTGGTCGCCAAGGGTTCAAAGTGATCGAATGCGCTTTTCTGAAGAATGGAGATTGATGCTCGAAGGAACACCAAGTCTTGATTTTTACCAAGAAATGGTAAGCGGTTTAATTATCGAAAATGGTAAAGTTAACGGTATTCGAACTTCGCTTGGAATCGAAATCAAGTCCAAATCTGTTGTTTTGACTAATGGAACGTTCCTGAATGGTTTGATTCATATCGGAGAAAAACAATTCGGCGGAGGAAGAGCAGGCGAGAGCGCTGCTTATGGAATTACCGAAGATTTAGTGAAAGCGGGATTTCAATCGGGAAGAATGAAAACAGGAACGCCACCGCGTGTAGACGGACGTTCCTTGGATTATTCTAAAATGAATGAAGAAAAGGGAGATGCTAAGCCTGATAAGTTTTCGTATTCAGATAGTACTTCGCCTTTGGTTCATCAGAAATCGTGTCATATGACTTATACTTCACTCGAAGTTCACAATATTTTGAGAGAAGGTTTTGATCGTTCGCCAATGTTCAACGGAAGAATTCAATCACTTGGACCAAGATATTGCCCATCTATCGAAGACAAGATAAATCGTTTTGCCGATAAAGAAAGGCACCAATTATTTGTAGAACCTGAAGGGTGGAATACTTGTGAAGTTTATGTGAATGGGTTTTCCACATCCCTGCCGGAGGATATTCAGTTTAAAGCTTTGAGTTCTGTTGTTGGTTTTGAAAAAGTGAAATTTTTCCGTCCTGGATATGCAATAGAATATGATTATTTTCCACCAACACAATTAAAACATACCTTGGAAACTAAGTTGGTCGACGGATTATATTTCGCTGGACAAATAAATGGAACCACTGGATATGAAGAAGCGGCTTCTCAAGGATTGATGGCGGGAATTAATGCGGCATTAAAAGTTCAGGAAAGAGAACCTTTTACTTTAAAAAGAGACGAAGCTTATATTGGCGTCTTAATAGATGATTTAATTACTAAAGGAACAGAAGAACCATACAGAATGTTTACTTCCCGTGCAGAATTCCGAACTTTATTGCGTCAGGACAATGCTGATTTCAGATTAACGCCAATGTCGTATGAAATTGGTTTGGCTTCCGAGAAACGTTTGCGTCGAATGGAGCACAAATTGAATGAATCCGAAAAAATGGTGGCTTTTTTCAAAGAAACTAGTGTAACTGTAGCTGAAGCTAATCCAATTTTGGAGTCAAAAGACACTGCGTTAATTACCCAAGGAGACAAGATGTTTAAAGTGTTTTCGCGTCCACAAATCGATTTGGAAGATATTATGAAGTTCGAGAAGGTAGCTAATTATGTCACTGAAAATAATTTGGATCAAGAAATTTTGGAACAAGCCGAAATTCAAGTGAAATATTCAGGTTATATCGAGAAGGAAAGAAACAACGCCAATAAACTGACTCGTTTAGAAGACGTAAAAATCCCTGAAAATTTCGATTACAACAAAATCAAATCAATGTCAATAGAAGCAAAGCAGAAATTGAGCAAGATTCGTCCCGTGACAATTTCACAAGCTTCAAGAATAAGTGGAGTGTCGCCAAGCGATGTTTCCGTCTTGTTGATTTATATGGGTAGATAA
- a CDS encoding helix-turn-helix domain-containing protein, translating to MQAISEAAFYTLKFINQTHRSVFLTGKAGTGKTTLLREIIQTTHKNTVVVAPTGIAALNAGGVTIHSMFQLPFGGFIPENSSPHFSENTKFETKATLRRHFKMSGLKKSVIRNMELLIIDEVSMLRADLLDAMDFMMQTVRKKNRPFGGVQVLFIGDLLQLPPVIRDEEWRILRNYYKGKFFFHSHVIQQNPPLYIELSKIFRQTDDVFISILNNLRNNKISSEDVLSLNKYVNPNFDLKANKGYITLTTHNAKADAINAQALEDLEGKQVVYKPSIVGDFPDKIFPVDEELKLKVGAQVMFVKNDLSFEKKYFNGKMGMIESLSKEEILVHFPEENTTIEVEKYEWENIRYKVDELTKEIEEEVLGTFVHYPIKLAWAITVHKSQGLTFDKAVLDVSQVFLPGQAYVALSRLRSLNGLVLLSPLQMNGISNDQEVMDYSLNKASDELLKNSLHFETKNFILNYLINSFDWTELAQEWRNHKFSYLENSESSAKSKQAIWAAKQLEAIDRLMDPSQKFIQQLNKIFSTETVDLNHVSERFQAAYNYFIKPMDDLVFEILWKVEEVKRLKKAKAFYDELMVLEELQTKVVLRLMKAKLLIETVVAGETISKERLTSEPIKKYIRHKTEAIQAQFKEVNVTLIEDEADVERYTKKKKEPKAPKKSTIQETYELWLEKNSIKEIAAIRKFTEETILGHLTKLIIAKTISINDVLPEDKIQELTEAFYGYKEESISPLKEKYGDKFSWEELRMFKASLN from the coding sequence ATGCAAGCTATTTCCGAAGCCGCCTTTTACACTTTAAAGTTTATCAATCAAACGCACCGTTCCGTTTTTCTCACCGGAAAAGCGGGAACAGGTAAGACCACCTTGCTTCGCGAAATTATTCAAACCACACATAAAAATACGGTGGTGGTGGCGCCAACAGGAATTGCTGCTTTAAATGCCGGTGGCGTTACGATTCACTCAATGTTTCAGTTGCCTTTTGGTGGGTTTATTCCCGAAAATTCATCACCTCATTTTTCCGAAAACACTAAATTTGAAACCAAAGCCACTTTGCGTAGGCATTTTAAAATGAGTGGTTTAAAAAAATCGGTGATTCGAAATATGGAATTGCTCATTATCGATGAAGTGAGTATGCTTCGTGCCGATTTATTGGATGCGATGGATTTTATGATGCAAACCGTCCGGAAAAAAAACAGGCCATTTGGCGGCGTTCAAGTACTATTTATTGGTGATTTGTTGCAATTGCCGCCCGTAATTCGCGATGAGGAATGGCGTATCTTGCGTAATTATTACAAAGGAAAATTCTTTTTTCATTCGCACGTCATTCAGCAAAATCCACCTTTATACATAGAATTGTCGAAAATTTTCAGGCAGACCGACGATGTTTTTATTTCGATTTTGAACAATTTGCGAAACAATAAAATCTCTTCTGAGGACGTCCTAAGCTTGAACAAATACGTTAATCCAAACTTTGATTTGAAAGCCAATAAAGGCTACATTACATTGACGACTCACAATGCCAAAGCCGATGCGATAAATGCCCAAGCCTTGGAAGATTTAGAAGGAAAACAGGTGGTTTACAAACCTTCGATCGTAGGGGATTTTCCAGATAAAATTTTTCCGGTTGACGAAGAATTAAAATTGAAAGTAGGAGCACAGGTAATGTTTGTAAAAAACGATTTGTCCTTTGAAAAAAAATATTTTAATGGCAAAATGGGAATGATAGAATCGCTTTCGAAAGAGGAAATTTTGGTTCATTTTCCCGAAGAAAATACCACCATCGAAGTCGAAAAATACGAATGGGAAAACATTCGCTACAAAGTCGATGAATTGACGAAGGAAATCGAGGAGGAGGTTTTAGGCACTTTTGTTCATTATCCCATCAAACTCGCTTGGGCAATAACGGTTCATAAAAGCCAAGGACTAACCTTTGACAAAGCTGTGCTTGATGTTTCGCAAGTTTTTCTTCCCGGACAAGCTTATGTAGCTCTATCGCGTTTACGCTCTTTAAACGGTCTAGTTTTGCTTTCGCCGCTGCAAATGAATGGTATTTCGAACGATCAAGAAGTGATGGATTATTCATTGAACAAAGCTTCGGATGAACTATTGAAAAATTCTTTGCATTTTGAAACCAAAAATTTTATCCTTAACTACTTGATCAACAGTTTCGATTGGACTGAATTGGCACAAGAATGGCGCAATCACAAATTCAGTTATTTAGAAAACTCCGAAAGTTCGGCCAAATCGAAACAGGCAATCTGGGCAGCAAAACAATTGGAAGCCATCGACAGGCTTATGGATCCATCCCAAAAATTCATTCAGCAATTGAATAAAATTTTCAGCACGGAAACAGTAGATTTGAATCACGTTTCGGAACGTTTTCAGGCGGCTTACAATTATTTCATTAAACCAATGGACGATTTGGTTTTTGAAATTCTTTGGAAAGTCGAAGAAGTCAAACGGCTCAAGAAAGCCAAAGCTTTTTATGATGAATTAATGGTGTTAGAAGAACTGCAAACCAAAGTGGTTTTGCGATTAATGAAAGCCAAATTATTGATAGAAACTGTCGTTGCCGGCGAAACGATTTCGAAGGAACGTTTAACTTCGGAACCCATCAAGAAGTATATTCGCCATAAAACCGAGGCTATTCAAGCGCAGTTCAAGGAAGTAAATGTCACTTTGATTGAAGATGAAGCCGATGTGGAACGCTACACCAAAAAGAAAAAAGAGCCGAAAGCACCCAAAAAATCTACGATTCAAGAAACCTACGAATTGTGGTTAGAAAAGAATTCTATTAAGGAAATTGCTGCGATTCGAAAATTTACCGAGGAAACCATTTTAGGACATTTAACCAAGTTGATAATTGCTAAAACCATCAGTATCAACGATGTTTTGCCCGAGGATAAAATCCAGGAATTGACCGAGGCTTTTTATGGCTACAAAGAAGAATCGATTTCGCCTCTGAAAGAAAAATATGGTGATAAATTCAGTTGGGAAGAATTGCGAATGTTTAAGGCGAGTTTGAATTAA